A region from the Tahibacter amnicola genome encodes:
- the trmD gene encoding tRNA (guanosine(37)-N1)-methyltransferase TrmD, which yields MRIDVITLFPEFIRQCASVGVVGRAQERNLLTVESWNPRDFATDNYRTVDGRTCGGGPGMVMLIQPLRAALAAARAAAPSAARTIYLSPQGARLTQARVAGLAREERLILLCGRYEGVDERLIEREVDEELSIGDYVLSGGELGAAVVIDAIGRLQDGALNDAASAEQDSFSNGLLDCPHYARPMQDALGAVPDVLQSGNHAMIRRWRLKQSLGRTWLRRPDLLARADLDGEARQLLEEFRREWLAAQCSQRAGNAPEP from the coding sequence GTGCGCATCGACGTCATCACGCTGTTTCCCGAGTTCATCCGCCAATGTGCTTCGGTCGGAGTGGTTGGCCGGGCGCAGGAACGGAACCTGCTGACGGTGGAATCGTGGAATCCACGCGATTTCGCGACTGACAACTACCGTACGGTCGATGGCCGCACCTGCGGCGGCGGGCCGGGCATGGTGATGCTGATCCAGCCGCTCCGGGCGGCACTGGCGGCGGCCCGGGCTGCGGCTCCGTCGGCGGCAAGAACGATTTACCTGAGTCCGCAGGGAGCGCGGCTGACACAGGCCAGGGTGGCCGGGCTCGCGCGGGAGGAGCGATTGATCCTCCTTTGCGGACGATATGAAGGTGTGGACGAACGCCTGATCGAGCGGGAAGTCGACGAGGAACTCTCCATCGGCGACTACGTTTTGTCAGGTGGCGAGCTGGGCGCGGCCGTGGTGATCGACGCGATCGGTCGCCTGCAGGACGGGGCATTGAACGATGCCGCGTCGGCCGAGCAAGACTCGTTCTCCAACGGATTGTTGGATTGCCCGCACTATGCGAGACCCATGCAGGATGCGCTTGGCGCTGTACCGGATGTGTTGCAGTCGGGAAACCATGCGATGATCCGTCGCTGGCGCCTGAAGCAATCGCTGGGCCGTACCTGGTTGCGACGCCCCGATCTGCTCGCACGCGCGGACCTGGACGGCGAAGCGCGACAGTTGTTGGAAGAATTCCGCCGCGAATGGCTCGCGGCACAATGTAGCCAAAGGGCCGGCAACGCGCCGGAACCATAA
- the htpG gene encoding molecular chaperone HtpG, whose product MTDTVAPQTRKFEAEVAQVLHLVTHSLYSHKEIFLRELISNASDACDKLRFEAIANPSLSEGDADLHVDITFDADARTLTLRDNGIGMSRDEVIENIGTIARSGTRKFLESLSGDSRKDTQLIGQFGVGFYSAFIVADKVTLVTRRAGADASEGVKWESDGTGEYTISAVADAPRGTSVTLHLKEDESEFLNRWTLRSLVSKYSDHIAFPIRLPKEEEGKLTDEFETVNHVAALWTRPKSELKDEDYQSFYKALSHDFNDAASWTHNRVEGNQSYTVLLYLPSKPPFDAMFSGRDERKGLKLYIRRVFIMDASEQLLPAYLRFMRGVVDSDDLPLNVSREILQDNRLVAQIRSACIKRSLDLLEKLANDDAEKFQAFIDSFGNVLKEGIAEDAANRERIAKLLRFASTRSEGQTRTVSLDDYIGRMVAGQEAIYYVSADSFAAAKGSPQIEALRSRGIEVLLMIDRIDEWMLGYLNEYNGKRLRNAAKGDIDLTAIAGGDDKDAREAAAKAAEPVVARLKELLGERVKDVRISQRLTDSPSCLVLDEYDMALHLQRLMREAGHEVPPSKPILEINPQHALVQRIEKDTDTARATDLAVLLFEQAQIMEGAHLDDPAAFVRRVNALLA is encoded by the coding sequence ATGACCGATACCGTTGCCCCACAGACGCGCAAGTTCGAGGCCGAAGTCGCCCAGGTCCTGCACCTGGTGACCCATTCGCTCTATTCGCACAAGGAAATCTTCCTGCGCGAGCTTATCTCCAATGCCTCCGATGCCTGCGACAAGCTGCGCTTTGAAGCCATTGCGAATCCGTCGCTCAGCGAAGGCGACGCAGACCTCCACGTCGACATCACCTTCGATGCCGATGCGCGCACGCTGACCCTGCGCGACAACGGCATCGGCATGAGCCGCGACGAGGTGATCGAGAACATCGGCACCATCGCCCGTTCCGGCACGCGCAAATTTCTCGAGTCGCTGTCCGGCGATTCGCGCAAGGACACCCAGCTGATCGGCCAGTTCGGCGTCGGCTTCTACTCGGCGTTCATCGTGGCCGACAAGGTCACCCTGGTCACGCGTCGCGCCGGTGCCGATGCCAGCGAAGGCGTGAAATGGGAGTCCGACGGCACCGGCGAGTACACCATCAGTGCCGTCGCCGACGCGCCGCGTGGCACCAGCGTCACCCTGCACCTCAAGGAAGACGAGTCCGAATTCCTCAACCGCTGGACGCTGCGTTCGCTGGTTTCGAAGTACTCCGACCACATCGCCTTCCCGATCCGCCTGCCCAAGGAAGAAGAAGGCAAGCTGACGGACGAGTTCGAAACCGTCAATCACGTGGCCGCGCTGTGGACGCGCCCGAAGTCGGAACTCAAGGACGAGGATTACCAGAGCTTCTACAAGGCCCTGTCGCACGACTTCAACGACGCCGCGAGCTGGACCCACAATCGCGTTGAAGGCAACCAGAGCTACACGGTGCTGCTGTACCTGCCGTCCAAGCCGCCGTTCGACGCCATGTTCAGCGGCCGCGACGAACGCAAGGGGCTCAAGCTCTACATCCGCCGCGTCTTCATCATGGACGCCAGCGAACAGCTGCTGCCGGCCTACCTCCGCTTCATGCGCGGTGTCGTCGACTCGGATGATCTGCCCCTCAACGTCAGCCGCGAGATCCTGCAGGACAACCGCCTCGTCGCGCAGATCCGCAGCGCGTGCATCAAGCGCAGCCTCGACCTGCTCGAGAAACTGGCCAACGACGACGCGGAAAAATTCCAGGCCTTCATCGACAGCTTCGGCAACGTGCTCAAGGAAGGTATCGCCGAAGATGCCGCCAATCGCGAACGCATCGCCAAGCTGCTGCGGTTTGCCTCGACCCGATCGGAAGGCCAGACGCGCACGGTTTCGCTCGACGACTACATCGGCCGCATGGTGGCCGGCCAGGAAGCCATCTACTACGTCAGCGCGGACAGCTTTGCCGCCGCCAAGGGCAGTCCGCAGATCGAGGCGCTGCGGTCGCGTGGCATTGAAGTGCTGCTGATGATCGATCGCATCGACGAATGGATGCTTGGCTACCTCAACGAATACAACGGCAAGCGCCTGCGCAACGCCGCCAAGGGTGATATCGACCTGACCGCCATCGCCGGTGGCGACGACAAGGACGCCCGGGAAGCCGCGGCCAAGGCCGCCGAGCCTGTCGTCGCACGACTCAAGGAATTGCTGGGCGAGCGTGTGAAGGACGTGCGCATCAGCCAGCGCCTGACGGATTCGCCGTCCTGCCTGGTGCTCGACGAGTACGACATGGCGCTGCACCTGCAGCGGCTGATGCGCGAGGCCGGTCATGAGGTGCCGCCGAGCAAGCCGATCCTGGAGATCAATCCGCAACACGCGCTGGTGCAGCGGATCGAGAAGGATACCGACACCGCCCGTGCGACCGACCTGGCTGTACTGCTGTTCGAACAGGCCCAGATCATGGAAGGGGCGCACCTGGATGACCCCGCGGCGTTCGTGCGTCGCGTCAACGCGTTGCTGGCCTGA
- the rplS gene encoding 50S ribosomal protein L19, whose product MSNLLQQFEAAQIKRTLPDFGPGDTVVVNVKVKEGNRERVQAYEGVCIARKNAGLNSAFTVRKISHGTGVERVFQTHSPVIESVSVKRRGKVRGAKLYYLRGLEGKAARIQEDLSKSAKSE is encoded by the coding sequence ATGAGCAACCTCCTTCAGCAATTCGAAGCCGCACAGATCAAGCGCACGCTGCCGGACTTCGGCCCGGGCGACACGGTGGTCGTCAACGTCAAGGTCAAGGAAGGCAATCGCGAGCGCGTGCAGGCTTACGAAGGGGTGTGCATTGCCCGCAAGAACGCCGGCCTGAACTCCGCCTTCACCGTGCGCAAGATCTCGCACGGCACGGGCGTCGAGCGCGTCTTCCAGACGCACAGCCCGGTCATCGAGTCGGTCTCGGTGAAGCGTCGCGGCAAGGTGCGTGGCGCCAAGCTGTACTACCTGCGTGGTCTGGAAGGCAAAGCCGCCCGCATTCAGGAAGATCTGTCCAAGAGCGCGAAGTCGGAATAA
- the recA gene encoding recombinase RecA, protein MDDNKRKALASALSQIEKQFGKGTVMRMGDKTGEAVEVVSTGSFALDIALGIGGLPKGRVVEIYGPESSGKTTLTLQAIASCQRAGGTAAFVDAEHALDPTYAEKLGVNVDDLLVSQPDTGEQALEITDMLVRSGAVDMVVIDSVAALTPKAEIEGEMGEMQVGLQARLMSQALRKLTGTIKKSGCLVIFINQLRMKIGMMMPGQNPETTTGGNALKFYASVRLDIRRIGSVKKGDEIIGNETKIKVVKNKLAPPFRQVITEILYGEGISREGELIDMGVEHKFVEKSGAWYSYNGERIGQGKDNARNFLKEHRDLARGIEEQLRAKLIPERRSASAPEFEPEEA, encoded by the coding sequence ATGGATGACAACAAGCGCAAGGCGCTCGCTTCGGCGCTGAGCCAGATCGAAAAGCAGTTCGGCAAGGGCACCGTGATGCGCATGGGCGACAAGACCGGCGAGGCGGTCGAGGTGGTTTCCACCGGCTCCTTTGCGCTGGATATCGCCCTGGGTATCGGCGGGCTGCCGAAGGGGCGCGTGGTCGAGATCTACGGCCCGGAATCGTCCGGCAAGACCACCCTGACCCTGCAGGCCATCGCCAGCTGCCAGCGTGCCGGCGGCACCGCGGCCTTCGTCGACGCCGAGCACGCGCTCGACCCGACCTACGCCGAAAAGCTTGGCGTGAATGTCGACGATCTCCTCGTTTCGCAGCCCGATACCGGCGAACAGGCACTGGAGATCACCGACATGCTGGTGCGCTCCGGCGCGGTGGACATGGTGGTGATCGACTCGGTTGCCGCGTTGACGCCCAAGGCGGAAATCGAAGGCGAAATGGGCGAGATGCAGGTCGGCCTGCAGGCCCGCCTGATGAGCCAGGCGCTGCGCAAGCTCACCGGCACGATCAAGAAGTCCGGCTGCCTGGTCATCTTCATCAATCAGTTGCGCATGAAGATCGGCATGATGATGCCGGGCCAGAACCCCGAAACCACCACCGGCGGCAATGCGCTCAAGTTCTACGCCTCGGTGCGCCTGGATATCCGCCGCATCGGGTCGGTCAAGAAGGGCGACGAGATCATCGGCAATGAGACCAAGATCAAGGTCGTCAAGAACAAGCTGGCGCCGCCGTTCCGCCAGGTGATCACGGAAATCCTCTACGGCGAGGGCATCAGCCGCGAAGGCGAGCTGATCGACATGGGGGTCGAGCACAAGTTCGTCGAAAAGTCCGGCGCCTGGTACAGCTACAACGGCGAGCGCATCGGCCAGGGCAAGGACAACGCCCGCAATTTCCTCAAGGAACACCGCGATCTGGCCCGCGGCATCGAAGAGCAGCTGCGTGCCAAGCTGATTCCGGAGCGCCGCTCGGCATCGGCGCCGGAATTCGAGCCCGAGGAAGCCTGA
- the mutS gene encoding DNA mismatch repair protein MutS, with translation MRQYFSAKQDYPDTLLFFRMGDFYELFYDDARKAARLLDITLTQRGQSAGQPIPMAGIPYHAAEGYLARLVKLGESAAICEQIGDPALAKGLVERKVVRVITPGTVTDEALLEERRDNLLLAISAGKTGYGMAWVDLASGRFLLTEAHTPEALASELARLQPAETLVGEDVAWPRFVTELPGLRKRAPWHFDHESCTRQLCRFFGTKDLSGFGCEDLPLAVAAAGCLLGYVEETQKSALPHLTGLAVESASETIALDAATRRNLELDSNASGRGEHTLLGVLDRSITPMGARTLKRWLHRPLRDHDTLRRRFQAISALVDSRRFEPLRETLRGIGDVERILARVALRSARPRDLSTLRDALHQAPRLREAVHGADSPLLLALLERLGEHTQTADWMASAIVDQPPALLRDGGAIRTGFDPELDELRTLSTNADQFLVDLEAREREASGIPTLKVGYNRVHGYYIEITNAHADRAPTHYTRRQTIKGAERYITEELKAFEDKVLSARERSLMRERALYEAVLDRLNELLQPLRQAAAAIAELDVLATFAERADSLNWTAPELVRDPGIQIVRGRHPVVEQVRQEPFEPNDLRLDPARRMLVITGPNMGGKSTYMRQAALIVLLAHIGSYVPADSATIGPVDRIFTRIGAGDDLSRGQSTFMVEMSETANILHNATPDSLVLMDEVGRGTSTYDGLALAKACAVQLATANKAYTLFATHYFELTELGSQYPGIANVHLDAIEYGDSLVFMHAVKEGPANRSFGLQVAALAGLPKPVITAARRYLAALEQQPAANAAPATTSIALESPQQMNLFAAPSAAERALREIDPDELTPKAALEALYRLRALL, from the coding sequence ATGCGGCAATACTTCAGTGCCAAGCAGGACTATCCGGACACGCTGCTGTTCTTCCGGATGGGGGATTTCTACGAGCTGTTCTACGACGATGCGCGCAAGGCGGCACGCCTGCTCGACATCACCCTCACCCAGCGCGGCCAGTCCGCCGGCCAGCCGATCCCGATGGCAGGCATTCCGTACCACGCTGCCGAGGGCTACCTGGCGCGGCTGGTCAAACTGGGCGAATCAGCGGCGATCTGCGAACAGATCGGTGATCCGGCACTGGCCAAGGGGCTGGTAGAGCGCAAAGTAGTGCGTGTCATCACGCCCGGCACCGTCACCGACGAAGCCCTGCTCGAGGAGCGGCGCGACAACCTCCTGCTGGCCATTTCCGCTGGCAAGACCGGCTATGGCATGGCGTGGGTCGACCTCGCCAGCGGTCGTTTCCTGCTGACCGAAGCCCACACCCCCGAGGCGCTGGCGTCGGAGCTGGCGCGCCTTCAGCCGGCTGAAACGCTGGTAGGCGAAGACGTGGCCTGGCCGCGCTTCGTCACGGAGCTGCCGGGATTGCGCAAGCGCGCACCGTGGCACTTCGACCACGAGTCGTGCACAAGGCAACTTTGCCGCTTTTTCGGCACCAAGGACCTCTCCGGATTCGGCTGCGAGGACTTGCCCCTCGCCGTGGCGGCCGCCGGCTGCCTGCTCGGCTATGTCGAGGAAACCCAGAAGAGCGCCCTGCCCCACCTGACCGGCCTGGCGGTGGAAAGCGCGAGCGAGACGATCGCGCTGGATGCCGCGACGCGGCGCAACCTGGAACTGGACAGTAATGCCAGCGGCCGTGGCGAACACACCCTGCTGGGCGTGCTCGATCGCAGCATCACACCGATGGGCGCACGCACACTCAAGCGGTGGTTGCACCGGCCGCTGCGCGATCACGACACCCTGCGCCGGCGATTCCAGGCCATCTCCGCCCTGGTCGATTCGCGCCGCTTCGAACCGTTGCGCGAAACCCTGCGGGGTATCGGCGACGTGGAACGCATTCTTGCGCGCGTCGCGCTGCGCTCGGCGCGTCCGCGCGACCTGTCCACCCTGCGCGATGCGCTGCACCAGGCGCCGCGGCTGCGCGAAGCGGTCCACGGTGCAGACAGCCCCTTGTTGCTCGCCCTGCTCGAACGCCTGGGCGAGCACACCCAGACGGCCGACTGGATGGCCAGCGCGATCGTGGATCAGCCGCCGGCGCTGCTGCGCGACGGCGGCGCGATCCGCACCGGATTCGACCCCGAGCTGGACGAATTGCGGACCCTGTCGACCAATGCGGATCAGTTCCTGGTCGATCTGGAAGCACGCGAACGCGAAGCGTCGGGCATCCCGACGCTCAAGGTCGGCTACAACCGCGTGCACGGTTACTACATCGAGATCACCAATGCGCACGCGGACCGCGCGCCCACCCACTACACGCGCCGCCAGACCATCAAGGGCGCCGAGCGCTACATCACCGAAGAACTGAAGGCCTTCGAGGACAAGGTGCTCTCTGCGCGCGAACGCAGCCTGATGCGCGAGCGCGCTTTGTACGAAGCGGTGCTCGACCGGCTGAACGAGCTGCTGCAGCCGCTGCGCCAGGCGGCAGCGGCCATCGCCGAGCTGGACGTCCTGGCCACCTTCGCCGAACGCGCCGACAGCCTGAACTGGACCGCGCCGGAGCTGGTGCGCGATCCGGGTATCCAGATCGTGCGCGGACGCCACCCGGTCGTCGAACAGGTGCGGCAGGAACCGTTCGAGCCCAACGACCTGAGGCTGGACCCGGCGCGCCGGATGCTGGTGATCACCGGCCCCAACATGGGCGGCAAATCCACGTACATGCGGCAGGCGGCGCTGATCGTCCTGCTGGCGCACATCGGCAGCTATGTGCCCGCGGACAGTGCGACGATCGGCCCGGTGGACCGCATCTTCACGCGCATCGGTGCAGGCGACGACCTGTCACGCGGCCAATCGACCTTCATGGTGGAGATGTCCGAGACCGCCAACATTCTCCACAATGCCACACCCGACAGCCTGGTGCTGATGGACGAGGTGGGACGCGGCACCTCGACCTACGATGGACTCGCGCTGGCCAAGGCCTGCGCCGTGCAGCTGGCAACCGCGAACAAGGCCTACACCTTGTTCGCCACGCACTACTTCGAACTGACGGAGCTGGGCAGCCAGTATCCGGGCATCGCCAACGTGCACCTGGACGCGATCGAGTACGGCGACAGTCTCGTGTTCATGCATGCGGTGAAGGAAGGACCGGCCAACCGCAGCTTCGGCCTGCAGGTGGCTGCGCTGGCCGGTCTGCCAAAACCGGTGATCACGGCCGCCCGGCGCTATCTGGCCGCGCTGGAACAACAGCCAGCCGCGAATGCGGCGCCGGCGACGACGTCTATCGCGCTGGAATCGCCGCAGCAGATGAACCTGTTCGCCGCGCCGTCGGCCGCCGAACGCGCGTTGCGCGAGATCGACCCGGACGAGCTGACTCCAAAAGCAGCGCTGGAGGCGCTTTACCGGTTGCGAGCGTTGCTGTAG
- a CDS encoding regulatory protein RecX codes for MRRRSDDDKPLPSAYQKALGLLTRREHSARELSRKLGQTGYSAEEAGEAVSRLQSQSFQSDTRFVESLIRTRAGQGYGPRRVLAELRTHSVGDEIARQAIAESGVDWADLAQRQYRRRYGSRAAGDRAETARRAAFLLRRGFDAATVRAITHADDVDDSADEFD; via the coding sequence ATGCGTCGCCGCTCCGACGATGACAAGCCGCTGCCCAGTGCCTACCAGAAGGCGCTGGGCCTGCTTACGCGCCGCGAGCATTCCGCCCGCGAGCTGTCGCGCAAACTGGGGCAGACGGGATACAGCGCGGAGGAAGCAGGCGAGGCGGTGAGCCGTCTCCAGTCGCAGTCCTTCCAGAGTGACACCCGGTTCGTGGAAAGCCTGATCCGCACCCGGGCCGGGCAAGGCTACGGTCCGCGCCGCGTCCTGGCGGAGTTGCGCACCCATTCCGTCGGCGACGAGATCGCGCGGCAGGCGATCGCCGAATCGGGCGTCGACTGGGCTGATCTGGCGCAGCGCCAGTACCGTCGCCGCTACGGTTCGCGGGCCGCCGGCGACCGCGCGGAAACCGCCCGGCGCGCGGCATTCCTCTTGCGCCGCGGCTTTGATGCCGCCACAGTACGGGCCATCACCCACGCGGACGACGTGGACGACAGCGCCGACGAGTTCGATTGA
- a CDS encoding RNA-binding S4 domain-containing protein yields MEPAAPETVRADLWLWAARFFKTRSLAKQAIEGGKVEANAQPCKPSKAIRAGDRLRITRGEERFDVEVLGLSEQRGPASVAQALYRETDESRAARAAEQERRRLEATGYAKPATKPDKRARRLIRALGDIDSL; encoded by the coding sequence ATGGAACCTGCTGCTCCCGAAACTGTCCGGGCCGATCTGTGGCTTTGGGCCGCCCGGTTCTTCAAGACACGCTCGCTTGCCAAGCAGGCGATCGAGGGCGGGAAGGTCGAGGCCAACGCACAACCGTGCAAGCCGAGCAAGGCGATCCGCGCCGGCGACCGCTTGCGTATCACGCGCGGTGAAGAACGCTTCGATGTGGAAGTGCTCGGCCTGAGCGAGCAGCGAGGCCCTGCTTCCGTCGCCCAGGCGTTGTACCGCGAAACTGACGAAAGCCGAGCCGCGCGGGCGGCAGAGCAGGAACGCCGGCGTCTGGAGGCAACCGGCTATGCAAAGCCTGCGACCAAGCCCGACAAGCGGGCGCGCCGTCTCATTCGCGCGCTGGGTGATATCGATTCACTCTAG
- the rimM gene encoding ribosome maturation factor RimM (Essential for efficient processing of 16S rRNA): MSESVERRILVGRIVGVSGVQGAIKLESWTNPRMQIFKYQPWILKSASGEKEIQGCRGREQGKGMIAELPGVCEREQAAALIGTEIWVLRSALPPPKPGEYYWADLEGLDVVTTEGIPLGRVSHLFSTGANDVLVAKDAERERMVPFVVGQYVAEIDFDARRIVVDWDPEF; encoded by the coding sequence TTGAGCGAGAGCGTCGAACGACGGATCCTGGTTGGAAGGATCGTCGGCGTATCAGGCGTCCAGGGGGCGATCAAGCTCGAGTCCTGGACGAACCCGCGAATGCAGATTTTCAAGTACCAACCCTGGATCTTGAAATCGGCGTCGGGGGAGAAGGAGATTCAAGGCTGTCGTGGTCGCGAGCAGGGCAAGGGCATGATTGCCGAATTGCCCGGCGTCTGTGAACGCGAACAGGCAGCCGCCCTGATCGGCACGGAAATCTGGGTCTTGCGGTCGGCTTTGCCGCCGCCCAAGCCCGGCGAGTACTACTGGGCCGATCTGGAAGGGCTGGATGTGGTGACGACAGAGGGAATTCCACTCGGTCGCGTTTCGCACCTGTTCTCGACCGGCGCCAACGACGTCCTGGTTGCGAAGGACGCCGAACGTGAACGGATGGTTCCCTTCGTAGTCGGCCAGTACGTTGCCGAGATCGATTTCGATGCCCGGCGCATCGTGGTCGACTGGGATCCGGAGTTCTAG
- the rpsP gene encoding 30S ribosomal protein S16: protein MVKIRLSRGGAKGRPFYHIVVADERYARDGRSIERLGFFNPIAAGKEVPLELNVARANEWIAKGAQPTEKVRALLKKASKQAAAA, encoded by the coding sequence ATGGTCAAGATTCGCCTGTCCCGCGGTGGCGCCAAAGGGCGTCCGTTCTACCACATCGTCGTTGCTGACGAGCGCTATGCCCGTGACGGCCGCAGCATTGAACGTCTCGGCTTCTTCAACCCGATCGCCGCCGGCAAGGAAGTTCCGCTGGAACTGAACGTTGCCCGCGCGAACGAGTGGATCGCCAAGGGTGCCCAGCCGACCGAGAAGGTCCGGGCCCTGCTGAAGAAGGCCTCGAAGCAGGCCGCAGCCGCCTAA
- a CDS encoding CinA family protein — MTVSTRCDDAELVRLGEVVADLLIQRGQMVVTAESCTGGWIAKTLTDIPGSSAWFEAGLVAYSYEAKEALLGVNPHTLERTGAVSQETVVEMVSGALARYGASVAVAVTGIAGPGGATPGKPVGTVWIAWKRRGGYAHAETFHFDGDREAVRRQTVAAALVGIQKILTT; from the coding sequence ATGACCGTTTCCACCCGCTGCGATGACGCCGAGCTCGTCCGACTGGGCGAAGTCGTGGCCGATCTCCTGATCCAGCGCGGGCAGATGGTGGTGACGGCGGAATCGTGCACCGGCGGCTGGATCGCCAAGACGCTTACCGACATCCCCGGCAGTTCCGCCTGGTTCGAGGCCGGGCTCGTGGCCTACAGCTACGAGGCCAAGGAGGCGCTGCTGGGCGTCAACCCTCACACGCTCGAACGGACCGGTGCCGTGAGCCAGGAAACCGTGGTCGAGATGGTCTCGGGCGCGCTGGCCCGCTACGGCGCGTCGGTTGCCGTGGCTGTCACCGGAATCGCCGGGCCCGGCGGCGCCACTCCCGGAAAGCCGGTCGGCACGGTCTGGATCGCCTGGAAGCGGCGTGGCGGCTATGCGCACGCGGAAACCTTTCACTTCGACGGCGACCGCGAGGCGGTGCGGCGTCAGACGGTTGCCGCCGCGCTCGTCGGGATTCAGAAAATTCTGACCACCTGA